ATGCCAGCTCTGTTGGATCTGGTTCCCCAGAGGAGTGCCGCCCAGCGCGGCTGCACCGGAACCGAGTATGGCTGTGTAAGAGCTGTCGCGCTTCAGTAAAACGGTGGGGGTAAACGTAAAAGTGGTGGAGATATCATTCCAACCTGTATTACCATCCATCGGCGTTCCGTCGCTGGCCTGCAGCGAGAAATTTGCCTCCACACTGGCTTTATCCATTGAATAACTGAAATCCAACCGCACGGAAGCATCCAGGCGTACATTTTCTGTCCCGTTGTAGGGCATGCCAGACACCAGGCGCGGCAAGGTGGTGTCGAATGCCCAGCCCGTTTTGGACTCCAACGGCGCTCCACTGGTGCTGGTTAGGTTCGGGTTGATGCTCACATAATAGTGCTTGCCCCCTGACAAACCAGGTGCAGGATAGAAAATATACGTGCTGGTGTTGATCCATTCACCCGTGCCCGAGGCAGTGGGGGTCAGGACAAACCCCGCCGGCAGGCTGGCAGGGTCTGCACCCAGTGCAACCACAGGCTGGTTAAAGCTCGCCACAATGGCTGAAGTGGGATCCACCTCCTGGGAATCTGGCGCGGGCAGGCTCTCTGTCAGGGCCAGGTAGCTGCTTGTATCGAATGAAAGGCTGATGGGTTGTTGCAAGGCCAGACCCTTGGTAGATTGCGCCGTTGCGGCAATGTTGATGACCTGCGCGCTGCCGGGCTCCAGGGCAGTCTCAGGGGTGTAGGTGACGGTTGCATCATCCTTCCAGGAAAACTTTCCCTTGAGGGCTGGCTCGCCCGTCATTGCGCCTTGAACGGAAGTCCGTTGCATGGGCTGATTGAAATAAAAGGTGATTGGGTTTTTCAGCGCGATCTGCGCTCCTGGCAACGGGTCTGTCTCCACCAGTGCCGGAGGCAGGGTCTGTGGTACCGGCGGGGGCATTGTGGTCGGAGTGGCAGGCACCGAGGTCGGAATGGCAGGCACCGCAGCAGTCTCCACTGTCTTGGAGGGGGATGTCTGCCTGCAGCCTGCCAGCGATATGATCAGGCTGGACAGGATCAGAATGGATAAGATTTTAAAAGAAATAGAAGAATGTTGCCGGATTCCTGGCGCGGAATGGGAACACATGGGCCTCTCTCCTTTTTGGAAGGGAATGGACCTTCCCAGTTGATTGGATTATAACACCCGCCCTTTAAGACGTCCGCCGGGCGGGATTTGTTCACCTCAGGCCCTGTTCCAGGTCTGCCAGGATGTCGGCCAGGTTTTCAACCCCCACCGAAAGGCGTACCAGCCCATCTGTGATACCCTGGTTCAGGCGGTCTGCCTTTGCTACCGGCCCGTGGGTCATGCTGGCTGGGTGCTCGATCAGTGTGTCCACCATACCCAATGAAACAGCCAGGGTGGCCAGCTTAACACGTTCCATCAGCCGTATCCCTGCTTGCATGCCACCCTTGAGCTCGAAAGACAGCATGCCGCCATAGGCGTGCATCTGCCGTGTGGCGATCTCGTGCCCGGGGTCACCTTCCAGGCCCGGATAATGCACTTCCGCCACCGCCGGGTGGCTCGACAGGAAGTGTGCCACCTGTAAGGCATTCTCACAGTGGCGCTGCATGCGCAGCTCAAAGGTCTTCAGCCCCAGGTTTGCCAGCCAGGCGTCGAAGGGGCTGGGGATACCGCCCAGGATCTTCACGAATTTGAATAGCTCATCGTGGATATAGGCTGGGTGCGAGCTGACCACTGCCCCGCCGGTGAGTGTGCCATGCCCCGAAAGGAACTTGGTGGTGGAATGCATCACGATATCCGCCCCCAGGCTGAGCGGCCTCTGGCAGTAGGGGGAGGCGAAGGTATTATCCACCGCCAGCCAGGCACCGTGCTGGTGGGCCAGCTCGGCCAGGGGCTTAAGCTCCACCACCGCCATGGTCGGGTTAGCTGGGGTCTCTGCATATGCCAGTTTAGCGTTGGGGTGTTGGTCAAAGGCAGATACCCAGCTGGAGGGGCTGGTGTCGTGCACCCAGCTCACCTGGATACCCAGGCTGGGAGCGATATCCTTAAGGAATGTGAACGTGGCGCTGTATACCGCTTCCTGTGCCACGATGGTATCGCCGGCTTTTACTTTTGACAGAAGGACGGCCGTGATAGCCGCCATCCCCGAGCTGAAAACCTGACCGGCCACCAGATCGGCAGGCTGCACACCTGGCTGTGCACGCAGCAGATCCAGTCCTTCCATATAAGCGATTTTTTGGGCCAGCTGGTCGAGGTTGGGGTTGGCCAGGCGGGTGTAGTAATATCCGGGCTCTGTCCGGGCGACGATCCCGGCCCCCGTGGCAACATCCGTGAAATTGAACGTGGAAGTCTGATAGATGGGGCTCACGTGGCTGTGGTGAGGGTTTTCATCTTCCCCGACGTGGATGGCCAGGGTGCCGATGCTGTGGTTGGGCAAATATTGGTACATATATTGCTCCTGGTTTACAGAGGTTGTCCTCTAGGGTAGCGTCTGCTGGGTGCAGAGCATATGATTCTAAAGGCTATGTGCAGGGTTTGTTTACCAAAACCCTCCGTTCGCGATCGATTTGCCGCCTTCAGAAGCTGCTTTTTATATGGAAAGCTGAGCTACTGCGATCTGAGCTGAAGCGCCTCGCGGGAACCATACCCTAGGATTATACGTCTATGCGCGGTATCAGAGGTAACGATCCTGGATACTAATCCAATTCTTAGCAAAATTGTCCTGATTTAGACGAATCACCTGGCACTCTTTGGTAAAATCAACTTATGACAACTCATCCCAACACCAGCGCCCGTCCCAGGATGGCGCATGCTCCCGCTACACCCGTTAAAGCCAGCCCTTTGGCACAGGCTGCCCTGGCATTATTTATTGGTTTCGTCTTACTGGCTGTGCTGATCGCTTTGCTGCCTGGTTTCTATGCCCAAAGATATGCAGGACACATCTTTCAGGGTGTGGCCGTGGGTGGCGTGGATCTGTCAGGGATGACCACCGACCAGGCAGCTACCCTTCTTTCGGAGCAGCTGGATTACCCGCAGCGTGGCCGCATCGTTTTCCAGGAGGGCACCCAGCTGTGGCAGGCCACACCTGCTGAGCTCGGGCTGACCCTCGACGCCCGCACGACTGCCCTGGCAGCCTACAACCTGGGCCGCACTGGTAGTATGTCCATACGCCTGGGTGATCAGTGGCAGGCATGGTCTTCGGGTACTGACCTGGCGCCTTGGTTCGTGCTGGATAAAGGTGTGGCTCAGAATTACCTGCAGGGGATTGCCAGCCAGGTTGATAAACCCATCGTTGAAGCTAGCCTTGGTTTCAACGGGGTGGACGTGGTGGTAAATTCCGGCCAGGTTGGGCGCAGCCTGAATGTCCAGGCGGCAATGGACAGCCTGGATGCCCAGCTGAAAACCATGACGGACGGTATGGTTCCCCTGGTGGTGAATGAGACCCCCCCGGTCATCCTAGATGCCACCGCCCAGGCTGAGCTGGCCCGCAGCATGCTTTCGGCACCCCTCACCCTGCAGATTCCCAATGCCGAGCCCGGCGATCCGGGCCCCTGGTCCTTCGACCAGGCTGCCCTGGTCCAGATGTTAACCATCCAGCGGGTTAAGAGCGATACTGGCGAAGTCTACCAGGTGGGACTCAACCCCGAGTTATTGCGAACCTTCCTGCAGAATGTTGCCCCTTCCCTCAACCGTGACCCGCAGAATGCCCGCTTCATATTCAATGATGAAACCCGCCAGCTGGAGGTGATCCAACCAGCAGTCATTGGGCGGGGGATGGACGTTGGTTTGAGCTTGCAGCAGATCAACCAGCAGCTTCTGGAAGGCCAGCATACCATTAACCTGGTGATGCAGACTACCAACCCCCAGGTGCCAGATTGGACCACGGCTGCCGACCTGGGTATCACCGAGCTCACCAGCGAGTACACCTCATATTTTTACGGTTCCGATGCCGCGCGCATCCAGAATATCAACACGGCTGCTTCCCGCTTTCACGGGTTGCTGATTGCTCCGGGGGAGAGCTTCTCGATGGCAGCTACCCTGGGTGATGTGAGCCTGGATAACGGTTATGCTGAGGCACTGATCATCTTCGGTAACCGCACCATCAAGGGTGTGGGCGGTGGAGTTTGCCAGGTGAGCACCACCCTGTTCCGCACCGCTTTCTTCGGAGGCTATCAGATCGACGAACGCTGGTTCCACGCCTACCGGGTGAAATACTACGAGCAAACTGCCAGTGGCGGGCATGACGAAGACCTGGCCGGGCTGGATGCGACCGTGTTTGCCCCGGATGTGGATTTTCGCTTCACCAACGATACACCTTACTGGC
This window of the Anaerolineales bacterium genome carries:
- a CDS encoding methionine gamma-lyase (catalyzes the formation of methanethiol and 2-ocobutanoate from L-methionine), whose amino-acid sequence is MYQYLPNHSIGTLAIHVGEDENPHHSHVSPIYQTSTFNFTDVATGAGIVARTEPGYYYTRLANPNLDQLAQKIAYMEGLDLLRAQPGVQPADLVAGQVFSSGMAAITAVLLSKVKAGDTIVAQEAVYSATFTFLKDIAPSLGIQVSWVHDTSPSSWVSAFDQHPNAKLAYAETPANPTMAVVELKPLAELAHQHGAWLAVDNTFASPYCQRPLSLGADIVMHSTTKFLSGHGTLTGGAVVSSHPAYIHDELFKFVKILGGIPSPFDAWLANLGLKTFELRMQRHCENALQVAHFLSSHPAVAEVHYPGLEGDPGHEIATRQMHAYGGMLSFELKGGMQAGIRLMERVKLATLAVSLGMVDTLIEHPASMTHGPVAKADRLNQGITDGLVRLSVGVENLADILADLEQGLR